The nucleotide window GACGCAATTTTGCCGTGCGGGTAAAGGATTTATTTACCTCCGGGAGAGATCGATGCGCTCCTACTTCGTCGCGGTTTTTGCTGCTTCAGTGATGAGTGGAGCCGCATGCGCGGCGGATTTGGCGGTCGCCGTCACCAAGGCGCCGCCTGCACCTGCATCCTTCAGCTGGACCGGCTTCTATATCGGCGGCAATGCCGGCTATGCCTGGAACTCGGGAACGTTGGATGGCGTCGGCTATATCTATGGGAGCGATTACGGCTCCTACAGCAATGGCTGGTTCAATGGGCAGAGATCATCCGAAAGCAACTCTTTCACCGGAGGTGCGCAGGCAGGTTATAATTACCAGATTGGGCGAGCTGTTTTAGGGTTCGAGGCGGATATAAACTATGCTGATGCGAGCAAAACTTATGCCGCAAGCAGCACTTATGATCTTTACCCTTATCCCGTCGATAGGCCCGATTACAATTACCACCTGAGAGAGCAGCTTGACGCGAGCGCATCGGTGGAGTGGTTCGGGACCATCCGTGCTCGCCTGGGCGTCACTGCGCTCGACCGCCTTCTGGTCTATGCGACGGGTGGCGCCGCCTATGGCAAGGTGAGCGGCAGCGGCAGCTATTCGTGGCGTGAATACGGCTTCTGGTGGGGCGGCCCGGGCGACCACGCCTTTGACCGCAGTGGCGGATTCGGCGGCACCGATAGCTCGGTACGTTGGGGCTGGACGGTGGGCGGCGGGCTTGAATACGCCATCACCGACAACATCACGGTAAAGGGCGAATATCTCTACGTCGATCTCGGGAGCAACGACTACCGGATTCCCGAGGCAATTGGCGGTGATGAATTCGTCACCTGGACCAGTTCGACCAAGCTGAATGTGGCGCGGCTGGGCGTGAATTATAAGTTCTGAAGACCCGCCCGCACACGGTGCCGATTTCGGCCCCGTGTGCGGGGATAGCGTGAGCGGTCCTGAGGGATCACTCCGTCCCCTGCCGGCTCAGCGCGGCAGGGTGGTCGCGCCCATGAGTTCCTTGTCGATGGCGTGGGCGGCCTGGCGGCCTTCCCGGATGGCCCACACCACCAGCGACTGGCCGCGCCGCATGTCGCCCGCCGCGAACAGCTTGGGCACGGACGTGGCATAGGCGAGATCGTCGGCCTGCACGTTGCCGCGCTTGTCCAGCACCACGCCGGACTGCTCGATGAGGCCGGGATGGGCCGCATGGGCAAAGCCGATGGCGAGGAACACCAGGTCCGCGCGCAGCACGAACTCGGTGCCGGGAATGGGCTGGCGCTTCTGGTCCACGCGGGCGCACTTCACGCCGGTGACGCGGCCGTTGCGCCCCTCGATGCCCAGGGTGGCGCAGGCGAACTCACGCTCGGCGCCCTCGGCCTGGGAGGAGGAGGTGCGAAACTTGGTGGGCCAATAGGGCCACACCGCCAGCTTGTCCTCCTTCATGGGAGGCACGGCGCGGATGTCGAGCTGGGTGACCGAGAGCGCCCCCTGCCGGAAGGCGGTGCCCACGCAGTCGGAAGCGGTGTCGCCGCCGCCCACCACCACCACATGCTTGCCGCCGGCGACGATCGGGATCTCGTTGACCGGCTCGTCGCCTTCGCGGCGGTTCGACTGCACGAGATAGGGCATGGCGAAGTGCACGCCCTCCATCTCCTGGCCCGGCAGCTTGGGATCGCGCGGGGCTTCGGAGCCACCGGCGAGGAGCACCGCATCGTGGGTATCGAGCAGCTCCTGGAACGGGCGCACGATGCCGATGTTCTCGTTGTAGTGGAACGTCACACCTTCCGCTTCCATCTGCTTCACGCGACGGTCGATGTGGTGCTTTTCCATCTTGAAGTCGGGGATGCCGTAGCGCAGCAGGCCACCGGCCTTGGGCTCGCGCTCAAAGACATGCACGTCATGGCCGGCGCGGGCGAGCTGCTGGGCGGCGGCAAGGCCCGCCGGGCCGGAGCCGACGATGGCCACCTTCTTGCCGGTCTTCACCAGGGCGGGCTCGGGCTTGATCCAGCCCTTCTTCCACGCCTTGTCGGCGATGGCCTGCTCCACCGTCTTGATGGTGACGGGCATGTCCTCGAGGTTCAGGGTGCAGGCTTCCTCGCACGGGGCGGGGCAGATGCGGCCGGTGAACTCGGGAAAGTTGTTCGTGGTGTGGAGGTTGCGCGCGGCTTCCTCCCACTCGTCGCGATAGACGAGGTCGTTCCAGTCCGGAATCTGGTTGTGCACGGGGCAGCCGTTGGGCCCGTGGCAGAAGGGCACGCCGCAATCCATGCAGCGCGAGGCCTGGTTAGCCACCTCCGCGTCCGGCAATGGCAGCGTGAACTCGCGGAAATGGCGGATGCGGTCGGAAGCGGGCTGATACTTCTGCTCCCGCCGGTCGATCTCCAGAAAACCCGTGACCTTGCCCATCAGAACCCCTTAGGCGAACCTCGTTGAGGGAACCGCCGCGCGCACCCCATCGATCCGGGTGCCGCACCACGTGTCCAAATACAAGAATTGTTCCAGCTTGAGGACTCGGAATTCGCACGCGCGATCCGCGCGCCCGTTCAAGTCCAGCACACCGGGCGAACGTTCTCTCCCGCTTGCGGGAGAGGATGGGGAGGGGCTGGCCCGTTCCGTTGAGCGCCGTATCCGGCGATGGTGAGCCGCCGGGGCGGCGCTCCCCGACCCACCCCGCAGCGGGGGCGGGCGAGAAGGAACTCGCGCTATTCCGCCGCCGCCAGGCCGCGGCGCTTTTCCATGTCGCGCAGGGCGCGGCGGTATTCCACCGGCATCACCTTGACGAACTTGGAACGGTACTCGGCCCAGTTGTCGAGGATCGCCTGCGCCCGGGCCGAGCCCGTGTAATGCAGGTGCTTGGCGATGAGCTGGTGCAGGCGTTCCTCGTCGTGGCGGGACATGTCGCCCTGCACGTCGATACGGCCCTTGAACTCCAGGTCGCCGCCGTGGTGGTGGAGGCGTTCCAGCAGGTCCTCCTCCTCCTCCACCGGCTCGAGGTCCACCATGGAGAGGTTGCAGCGCTTGGCGAAGCTCTTGTCCTCGTCCAGCACATAGGCGACGCCGCCGGACATGCCGGCCGCGAAGTTGCGCCCGGTCTGGCCGATCACCACCACGATGCCGCCGGTCATATACTCGCAGCCGTGGTCGCCGGTGCCTTCAACGACGGCGATTGCACCGGAATTGCGCACCGCGAAGCGCTCGCCGGCGATGCCGCGGAAGTAGCACTCGCCCTCGGTGGCGCCGTACATCACCGTATTGCCGACGATGATGGAGTCCTCCGGCACGATGGCGGCATTGGCCGGCGGCCGGACGATGATGCGCCCGCCCGACAAGCCCTTGCCCACATAGTCGTTGGCCTCGCCGATCAGGTCGAAGGTGACGCCGGCGGCGAGGAAGGCGGCGAACGCCTGGCCCGCGGTGCCGCTCAGCTCCACATGGATGGTGTCGTCCGGCAGGCCCTGGCCGCCATAGGCCTTGGCCACGGCGCCGGACAGCATGGCGCCGGCTGAACGGTCCACCGAGCGGATCGGCGTCTTGATCTCAACGCGCTCGCCCCGTTCCAAGGCCGGAGCGGCCTGGGCGATGAGGGTGCGGTCCAGCACCCTCTCGATGGGATGGTGCTGGCGCTCGGTGTGGCGGATGCCCACCTCTGGCGGCATGTCGGGCTTGGCGAAGATGCGCGAGAAGTCGAGGCCCTTCGCCTTCCAGTGGTTGATGGCGGCGTTCTGGTCGAGCACCTCGGAGCGGCCCACCATCTCATCCATCTTGCGGAAGCCGAGGGAAGCCATGATTTCCCGCACTTCCTCGGCGACGAAGAAGAAGTAGTTGATCACGTGCTCGGGCGTGCCCTTGAAGCGCTTGCGCAGCACCGGGTCCTGGGTCGCCACGCCCACCGGGCAGGTGTTCAGGTGGCACTTGCGCATCATGATGCAGCCCGCCGCGATGAGCGGGGCGGTGGAGAAGGCGAACTCGTCGGCACCGAGCAGGGCGCCGATGATCACGTCGCGGCCGGTGCGCAGGCCGCCGTCCACCTGCAGCGCGACGCGCGAGCGCAGGCGGTTGGCCACCAGGGTCTGCTGGGTCTCGGCGAGGCCCATCTCCCACGGCGAGCCGGCATGCTTGATGGAGGTGAGCGGCGATGCGCCCGTGCCACCCTCGAAGCCGGAGATGGTGATGTGGTCGGCGCGCGCCTTGGCGACGCCCGCCGCCACCGTGCCCACGCCCACCTCCGACACGAGCTTCACCGACACGTCCGCGTCGGGATTCACGTTCTTCAGGTCGTAGATGAGCTGGGCAAGGTCCTCGATGGAATAGATGTCGTGGTGCGGCGGCGGCGAGATGAGGCCGACGCCGGGGGTGGAGTGGCGCACCTTGGCGATCACCGCGTCCACCTTGTGGCCGGGCAACTGACCGCCTTCGCCGGGCTTGGCGCCCTGCGCGACCTTGATCTGCATCACGTCGGAATTGACGAGATATTCCGCCGTCACGCCGAAGCGGCCGGAGGCCACCTGCTTGATGGCGGAGCGCATGCTGTCGCCGTTGGGCAGGGGCTTGAAGCGCTCGGGCTCCTCGCCGCCCTCGCCGGTGTTCGACTTGCCGCCGATCCGGTTCATGGCGATGGCCAGCGTGGTGTGCGCCTCGCGGGAGATGGAGCCGAACGACATGGCCCCGGTGACGAAGCGCTTCACGATGTCGGCGGCGGGCTCCACTTCCGACAGGTCCACCGGCGCCTGGCCCAGCTCTTCCGCGCTCTTGATGCGGAACAGGGAGCGCACGGTAAGCAGGCGGGAGTCATGATCGTTGATCATGGTGGAGAAGGCGCGGAACTTGTCCCGCGCATTGCCGCGCACGGCGTGCTGCAGCTCGGCCACCGATTCCGGCGACCAGGCGTGATCCTCGCCGCGGATGCGGTAGGCATATTCGCCGCCCACATCCAGCGCCATGCGGAAGATCGGGGCGTCGGAGAAGGCGAGGGTGTGGCGGCGCTCGCTTTCCTCGGCGATCTCGGCGAGGCCCACGCCCTCGATGGTGGTGGCGGTGCCGAAGAAGTACTTGTTCACCAGCTCAGAGGAGAGGCCCACCGCGTCGAAGATCTGCGCGCCGCAATAGGACTGGTAGGTGGAGATGCCCATCTTGGACATCACCTTCAAGAGCCCCTTGTCGATGGACTTGATGAAGCGCTTGACGATCTCCTTGTCGTCCACCTCCTCCGGGATCTCGTCCTTCATGGAGAGCAGGGTCTCGAAGGCGAGATAGGGGTTGATGGCCTCGGCGCCGTAGCCGGCGAGGCAGGCGAAATGGTGCACCTCGCGCGCCTCGCCCGTCTCCACCACCAGGCCCACGGAGGTGCGCAGGCCCTTGCGGATCAGGTGATGGTGCACGGCGGCGGTGGCGAGCAGCGCCGGGATCGGGATGCGGTCCGGGCCCACCAGGCGGTCGGACAGGATGATGATGTTGTAGCCGCCGTGGACCGCCGCCTCGGCGCGCTCGCACAGCCGCTCGACCGCGTCGCTCATGCCCGCCGCGCCCTTGTCGGACGGGTAGGTGATGTCGAGGGTGCGGGTGTCGAACCGCTCTTCCATGAAGCCGATGGAGCGGATCTTCTCCAGGTCTTCATTGGTGAGGATGGGCTGGCGCACTTCCAGCCGCTTGCGGCGGGCAGTGCCTTCCAGGTCGAAGATATTCGGCCGCGGCCCGATGAAGGAGACAAGGCTCATCACCAGCTCCTCGCGGATCGGGTCGATGGGCGGGTTCGTCACCTGGGCGAAGTTCTGCTGGAAATAGGTGTAGAGCAGCTTCGACTTGTTGGAGAGCACGCTGATGGGCGTGTCGGTGCCCATGGAGCCCACTGCCTCCTGGCCGGTGATGGCCATGGGCGCCATGAGCAGCTTGAGGTCTTCCTGGGTGTAGCCGAACGCCTGCTGGCGATCGAGCAGGGCCACGTCGGTGCGCACCTCGCGCGCCTCCACGGGGCGCAGGTCCTCCAGCACCAGCTGGGTGTGCTTCAGCCACTCCTTGTAGGGATTGGCGCGGGCGAGCTGGGTCTTGATCTCCTCGTCGGGAACGAGGCGGCCTTCCACGAGGTCCACCAGCAGCATCTTGCCCGGCTGGAGGCGCCACTTGGTGACGATCCTTTCCTCGGGCAGGGTCAAGACGCCCATTTCGGAGGCGAGCACGATGGTGTCGTCGCTCGTCACCATGTAGCGGGCGGGGCGCAGGCCGTTGCGGTCGAGGGTCGCGACGATCTGGCGGCCGTCGGTGGCGACGATCGCGGCCGGGCCGTCCCACGGCTCCATGAGGGCAGCGTGGTATTCGTAGAAGGCGCGGCGCTCCTCGTCCATGAGCGGATTGCCCGCCCAGGCCTCGGGCACCAGCATCATGGCCGCGTGGGGCAGGGAATAGCCGCCCTGGGTCAGGAATTCGAGCGCGTTGTCGAAGCAGGCGGTGTCCGACTGGCCCTCATAGGAGATGGGCCACAGCTTGGAGATGTCGGCGCCGAACAGCTCGGTGTCCACGGAAGCCTGGCGCGCCGCCATCCAGTTGACGTTGCCGCGCAGGGTGTTGATCTCGCCGTTGTGAGCCACCATCCGGTAGGGGTGGGCCAGCGGCCAGGCCGGGAAGGTGTTGGTGGAGAAGCGCTGGTGCACGAGGGCGAGCGCGCTCTCGAAGTCCGGGTCGTGCAGGTCGGCGTAATAGGCACCCAGCTGGTCGGCCAGGAACATGCCCTTGTAGACCAGCGTGCGGCAGGACAGCGACACCGGATAATAGCCCGCGGTGCGGGGGTCCTTGGCGCCGTAGACGGTGTTGGAGATCACCTTGCGCAGCACGAACAGCCGGCGCTCGAAGCCGTCCTCGTCGCCGGCGAACTCGCCGCGGCCGATGAACACCTGGGCGTGCTTGGGCTCGGTGGGCAGCACGCTCCAGCCAAGGGAGGAATTGTCGGTGGGCACGTCGCGCCAGCCGAGGATGACAAGGCCTTCCTCCGCCACCGCCCGCTCATAGGTGGCGCGCACGATCTGCTCGCCCTCGGGATCGCGGGGCAGGAAGATGTGGCCGACCGCATAGAGGCCGGGCTCCGGCAGGGAGAAGCCGAGCCGAGCCGCTTCCTTCAGGAAGAACTTGTGCGGGATCTGCACCAGCATGCCCGCGCCGTCGCCAGCGCGCGGGTCGGCGCCCACGGCGCCGCGATGCTCCAGGTTGAGCAGGATGTTGATGCCGTCCTGGATGATGCGGTGGGACTTGCGGCCCTTGATGTCGGCGATGAAGCCGACGCCGCACGCATCCCGTTCATGGGCCGGGTCAAACAGGCCGAAGGGTTCCGGGCGCCCGACGATCGCCGTGTCTTTCACGGCGGCGGCCGTCCGAGCCACGCTTCCGTTCAAGCCATCCGTGCGATCCGTCGCTGCCATCTCGTCGTTCCTTCTGTGCTGGCGGCCGGGCAGATGCGCCCCGCCGTCCTTCCCCAACCTTTGCCCTTGCGCCGCGATCCGGGTTCCCCGCGGATCGGGCCGCAGCCCCCATCGGTCCGGGCCTGCCCGATGATGTCCTACGGCTACGCTGCAACTTTTGCACCACTGCCGCGCCGCACAGAAGGCCCCCCGTTCGTCTGAACGCGAGCTTGAGACAATCTGAACCATCGACACGGGAGATAGGGAAGCATGGTTTCCCTATCTCATGGAACATGCCAGAAAAGCGGCACGCCTACAAGCGCCTCAATGGCGCAAAAGCAGCCGGATCGGCGAAAAGTTGCGCTTAATACCGTCAGGACGAAAGAACGGTACGGCGCGCGGCGCCGCGACGCAACGGAGTTTCAGGAGACCCATCGCCGGCCGTCGCCGTGACACCGCGGGCGCGTCCAAAGGCTGCCGCATTGGGCGCCTTAAGTTTCGCGGGACTCACGCGCAGGCGCCGGTCGTCGGCAGGGCGGGTGTTCAGACTTCGGCGCGCCGGCTGGCGTGTTGGGATAAATGAGGTTCAAGAATGGAGAGGCGCGCCATGCCGCGAACCCTCACAGGCCCCGTGCGCTTCGGGATCGGTGCCTTAATTTTGAGCGCCGCGATTATGCCATCTGCCCCCATAGCGGCACAGGTGCTGATCTATGAGGGGCCCTATGGCTATGCGCGACCCTATGGACCGCCGCCTCGTGCCTATGTGCCCGCGCCGCCCCGCGGCTATGGCATGCTGCCGCCGGGCGAAGTGCGCGCCATCGTGGTCGGCATGGGCTATCGGCAGGTGTCGCGGCCGCGTCTGGCCGGGCGCACCTATGTGGTGACGGCGGTGGATGAGGACGGGCCGGCTGTGCTGCGGCTCGATGCCTTCACCGGCCGGGTGGTGAGCGCGCGCAGCGTCTATGGCGGGCCGACCATCGCCGTGCCGACACCGCCCGGGCCTGGCCCCCGCCGCCCCCCGCCGCCCCCGGCCCCGCCGCGGTCCCAGCCGCCGGTGGCTGCCGCACCGTCATCGCCGGCCAAGCCGCTGCCGCCGTCGCGTCCGCCTGAGCCGGCCGTGGCCACGGTGACACCGGCCCCGGCCGTGCCTCAGATCGCCCCGGCGCCAGATGCAGCCAAAGCCGCCGCGCCCCAAGCTCCTGCTGCGCCTCAGCCGGCCGCCGCGACACCGTCACCGCCTGCGCAATCCGCCGCGCCGGCCAATCCGGGGGCAACCCCGGCGAACCCGGAGGCAGGACGGTCCGCCGCGCAGTCGGCATCGGCCGCACCGCAAAAGCGCAAGGCCGGGGCGGGCACCGCGACCACAGATAGCGCCACCGCCGGTTCCGCCTCGGTGCTGTCGCGGCCGAAGGCGCAGTAACGAAAACGGCCGGTGAGCAGGCTCACCGGCCGTTGGTCCGGACCATGTCGTCCTTATGATATCAGGGCGCTGCCCGCGCCTCAGCCCCGGCCGCGAGCGACCAGGCCTTTCGTCAGGCGAAGTAGGCGGCCGCCACGAGGCCGATCACCAGCACGCCGAGGAAGCCGAGGGTGACGAGCCCGAGCCGCTTCTCGATGAATTCCCGCGCCGACGGCCCGAAATAATGCAGGATCGCCGCGAGGATGAAGAAGCGCGCGCCGCGGGTGATGATCGACAGCACCACGAACCAGAACAGATTGTAGTCGGCGAAGCCCGAGGTGATGGTCACCAGCTTGAAGGGGATCGGCGTCAGCCCCTTCAGCAGGATCACCCAATGGCCGTAATGGGCGTAGGCGGCGCGGAACTGGTCCACCTTGGAGCCGTAGCCATAAAGGTCGATCAGGAACTTGCCGACGCTGTCATAGAGCAAGGCGCCGATGGCATAGCCCACAAGCCCCCCGAGAACCGACGCGACGGTGGCGATGAGGGCATAGCGCCAGGCGCGATCCGGGCGCGCCAGGGTCATGGGCACCTGCAGCACATCCGGCGGCACCGGGAAGACGGAGCTTTCCGCAAACGCAACCAAAGCGAGCGCCCAGGGCGCCGACGGCTTCGCGGAGTAGGCGATGATCCAGTCGTAGAGCTTGCGGAGCATGGGCGCCTTGTGCGGTGCAGTATAAAAGGTCCCTCGGCTTAGAGCGTCCCACCGGTCGAGTAAAGCGCCGGGAGGCTGTGAAACGCCCCCGCGACATCCCGTCAGCCCCCCTCACGACACGTAAACCATTGCTTTACTGTGATCCCCACGCGATGGCGGGCTGTGACCGGGCGGACACAGACAGGGCGTTTCGTGCGGTGTAAGACCTCAGGCACCGAAACCTGAGTCGCGCGGGGCGAGCCCCGGTTTCGGTGCCGACGGGCGTGGTGCCGCTGTCCGGGAGAAGTTCCGGAACCCAGGTGGGGCCAGCTTGTTCAGGCTTTATGAACTGCAGCTGAAGTAGGTGTTCAGCTCTTGTGCGGCGCATGGCGACTAAGCATGCGACGCCAGGGCGATGCACAATTTCGGCTCGGTCTGGCCGCGACCAAGTTGAGGGATGAGGATGTTCAAGCGAATCGCCGTGTTTGCCGCTCTCGTGCTCGGCTATGTCCTGACGGGAATGGCGCTGAACGCCAGCCAGCCGAACCCGGGCACCCCCCTCGCCGCCACGATGACGGAGAGCGAGTGATCGCACCCGCCGCGCTGGCAAAGTGTCGGCGCAGCGTACGGGGCCGGGCCTGATCCGGACATTCAGCCACTGAAACGAAAAAGGCCGGGCGAGACCCGGCCTTTTCTTTTGCGTGTGTCATGACCTTGGGGCAGGGGCTTCGGGGCGTTGCCGCCGGCCGGAGCCTCGCCCGGCTCAGTGCGCGGCAGCCTTCTTGGCGGGCACGAGATCGGCGGCGGTGACCGGCGGCACGGCGAGGATGTCGCCGAGGCCGGCCATGGCCGCGCGCTGGCGCACCAGAGCCAGCACCACGTCGAGGGTGGGGGTGGGCAGTTCGAGCATCTGCGCCATTTCCTGGACCACGCTCACCAGCGGGTCGATCTCCATGGGGCGATCGCGCTCGAGGTCCTGCAGCATGGAGGTCTTGTGGGCGCCCACCGCGCCGGCGCCGTTGATGCGCCGCTCCACATCCACCCGGAAGTTGATGCCCAGCTTCTCGGCGACGGCCTTGGCCTCCAGCATCATGGAGCGGGCCACGGCGCGGGTGCCGGGATCGGCGGCGATGATGTCGAGGGTGGCGTGGGTGAGGGCGCTGATGGGGTTGAAGCAGAGATTGCCCCACAGCTTCAGCCACAGCTCGTCGCGGATGTTGGTCAAAACCGGCGCGCGCAGGCCGCCCTTCTCCATCATCTGGCTGAGGGCTGTGACCCGCGGCGTGATCTCGCCCGAGGGCTCGCCGAGGGGGAACTTGTCGCCGTAGATGTGCTGGATCACGCCCGGCGCCACCACCTCGGTGGCCGGATAGACGATGCAGCCGAGCGCGCGCTCAGGCCCCAGCACCTCCCACTGGCGGGCGCCGGGATCGATGGTGGACAGGGTCCGGTTCTCGAGGGCGCCGCCATGCTTGTAGAAATACCAGTAGGGCACACCGTTCACGGCGGTGACGATGGCGGTGTCGTTGCCCATGAGGGGGCGCAGCCGGTCCACCACGCCCGGCACCGAATGTCCCTTGAGGGCGATGATGACGTAATCCTGCGGGCCGAGCTCGCGGGGATCGTCGGTGGCGCGGACATGGCTCACGCGCTCCTCGCCGTTGATCAGCAGCTTCAGGCCGTTGGTCTGCATGGCTTCCAGATGGCCGCCGCGGGCCACCAGGCTCACCTCGGCGCCGGCGCTGGCGAGCTGGGCGCCCAGATATCCGCCGATGGCTCCGGCTCCGTAGATGCACACCTTCATGGCAGATCCCTCCCGATCGTTCATTGCGTATTATGTATGCCAGATTAGAGCGCACGCTCCGCCCTTGGCA belongs to Xanthobacter autotrophicus Py2 and includes:
- a CDS encoding porin (PFAM: porin~KEGG: bms:BR1622 outer membrane protein Omp31), producing MRSYFVAVFAASVMSGAACAADLAVAVTKAPPAPASFSWTGFYIGGNAGYAWNSGTLDGVGYIYGSDYGSYSNGWFNGQRSSESNSFTGGAQAGYNYQIGRAVLGFEADINYADASKTYAASSTYDLYPYPVDRPDYNYHLREQLDASASVEWFGTIRARLGVTALDRLLVYATGGAAYGKVSGSGSYSWREYGFWWGGPGDHAFDRSGGFGGTDSSVRWGWTVGGGLEYAITDNITVKGEYLYVDLGSNDYRIPEAIGGDEFVTWTSSTKLNVARLGVNYKF
- a CDS encoding glutamate synthase, NADH/NADPH, small subunit (TIGRFAM: glutamate synthase, NADH/NADPH, small subunit~PFAM: FAD-dependent pyridine nucleotide-disulphide oxidoreductase~KEGG: mlo:mll3029 glutamate synthase (NADPH) small chain), with translation MGKVTGFLEIDRREQKYQPASDRIRHFREFTLPLPDAEVANQASRCMDCGVPFCHGPNGCPVHNQIPDWNDLVYRDEWEEAARNLHTTNNFPEFTGRICPAPCEEACTLNLEDMPVTIKTVEQAIADKAWKKGWIKPEPALVKTGKKVAIVGSGPAGLAAAQQLARAGHDVHVFEREPKAGGLLRYGIPDFKMEKHHIDRRVKQMEAEGVTFHYNENIGIVRPFQELLDTHDAVLLAGGSEAPRDPKLPGQEMEGVHFAMPYLVQSNRREGDEPVNEIPIVAGGKHVVVVGGGDTASDCVGTAFRQGALSVTQLDIRAVPPMKEDKLAVWPYWPTKFRTSSSQAEGAEREFACATLGIEGRNGRVTGVKCARVDQKRQPIPGTEFVLRADLVFLAIGFAHAAHPGLIEQSGVVLDKRGNVQADDLAYATSVPKLFAAGDMRRGQSLVVWAIREGRQAAHAIDKELMGATTLPR
- a CDS encoding Glutamate synthase (ferredoxin) (PFAM: glutamine amidotransferase class-II; glutamate synthase alpha subunit domain protein; ferredoxin-dependent glutamate synthase; glutamate synthase~KEGG: bov:BOV_A0049 glutamate synthase, large subunit), which encodes MAATDRTDGLNGSVARTAAAVKDTAIVGRPEPFGLFDPAHERDACGVGFIADIKGRKSHRIIQDGINILLNLEHRGAVGADPRAGDGAGMLVQIPHKFFLKEAARLGFSLPEPGLYAVGHIFLPRDPEGEQIVRATYERAVAEEGLVILGWRDVPTDNSSLGWSVLPTEPKHAQVFIGRGEFAGDEDGFERRLFVLRKVISNTVYGAKDPRTAGYYPVSLSCRTLVYKGMFLADQLGAYYADLHDPDFESALALVHQRFSTNTFPAWPLAHPYRMVAHNGEINTLRGNVNWMAARQASVDTELFGADISKLWPISYEGQSDTACFDNALEFLTQGGYSLPHAAMMLVPEAWAGNPLMDEERRAFYEYHAALMEPWDGPAAIVATDGRQIVATLDRNGLRPARYMVTSDDTIVLASEMGVLTLPEERIVTKWRLQPGKMLLVDLVEGRLVPDEEIKTQLARANPYKEWLKHTQLVLEDLRPVEAREVRTDVALLDRQQAFGYTQEDLKLLMAPMAITGQEAVGSMGTDTPISVLSNKSKLLYTYFQQNFAQVTNPPIDPIREELVMSLVSFIGPRPNIFDLEGTARRKRLEVRQPILTNEDLEKIRSIGFMEERFDTRTLDITYPSDKGAAGMSDAVERLCERAEAAVHGGYNIIILSDRLVGPDRIPIPALLATAAVHHHLIRKGLRTSVGLVVETGEAREVHHFACLAGYGAEAINPYLAFETLLSMKDEIPEEVDDKEIVKRFIKSIDKGLLKVMSKMGISTYQSYCGAQIFDAVGLSSELVNKYFFGTATTIEGVGLAEIAEESERRHTLAFSDAPIFRMALDVGGEYAYRIRGEDHAWSPESVAELQHAVRGNARDKFRAFSTMINDHDSRLLTVRSLFRIKSAEELGQAPVDLSEVEPAADIVKRFVTGAMSFGSISREAHTTLAIAMNRIGGKSNTGEGGEEPERFKPLPNGDSMRSAIKQVASGRFGVTAEYLVNSDVMQIKVAQGAKPGEGGQLPGHKVDAVIAKVRHSTPGVGLISPPPHHDIYSIEDLAQLIYDLKNVNPDADVSVKLVSEVGVGTVAAGVAKARADHITISGFEGGTGASPLTSIKHAGSPWEMGLAETQQTLVANRLRSRVALQVDGGLRTGRDVIIGALLGADEFAFSTAPLIAAGCIMMRKCHLNTCPVGVATQDPVLRKRFKGTPEHVINYFFFVAEEVREIMASLGFRKMDEMVGRSEVLDQNAAINHWKAKGLDFSRIFAKPDMPPEVGIRHTERQHHPIERVLDRTLIAQAAPALERGERVEIKTPIRSVDRSAGAMLSGAVAKAYGGQGLPDDTIHVELSGTAGQAFAAFLAAGVTFDLIGEANDYVGKGLSGGRIIVRPPANAAIVPEDSIIVGNTVMYGATEGECYFRGIAGERFAVRNSGAIAVVEGTGDHGCEYMTGGIVVVIGQTGRNFAAGMSGGVAYVLDEDKSFAKRCNLSMVDLEPVEEEEDLLERLHHHGGDLEFKGRIDVQGDMSRHDEERLHQLIAKHLHYTGSARAQAILDNWAEYRSKFVKVMPVEYRRALRDMEKRRGLAAAE
- a CDS encoding conserved hypothetical protein, conserved (KEGG: lma:LmjF35.0290 hypothetical protein, conserved), whose protein sequence is MERRAMPRTLTGPVRFGIGALILSAAIMPSAPIAAQVLIYEGPYGYARPYGPPPRAYVPAPPRGYGMLPPGEVRAIVVGMGYRQVSRPRLAGRTYVVTAVDEDGPAVLRLDAFTGRVVSARSVYGGPTIAVPTPPGPGPRRPPPPPAPPRSQPPVAAAPSSPAKPLPPSRPPEPAVATVTPAPAVPQIAPAPDAAKAAAPQAPAAPQPAAATPSPPAQSAAPANPGATPANPEAGRSAAQSASAAPQKRKAGAGTATTDSATAGSASVLSRPKAQ
- a CDS encoding DedA family (KEGG: rpe:RPE_0755 DedA family), which gives rise to MLRKLYDWIIAYSAKPSAPWALALVAFAESSVFPVPPDVLQVPMTLARPDRAWRYALIATVASVLGGLVGYAIGALLYDSVGKFLIDLYGYGSKVDQFRAAYAHYGHWVILLKGLTPIPFKLVTITSGFADYNLFWFVVLSIITRGARFFILAAILHYFGPSAREFIEKRLGLVTLGFLGVLVIGLVAAAYFA
- a CDS encoding 2-dehydropantoate 2-reductase (TIGRFAM: 2-dehydropantoate 2-reductase~PFAM: Ketopantoate reductase ApbA/PanE domain protein~KEGG: reh:H16_B1719 ketopantoate reductase); translation: MKVCIYGAGAIGGYLGAQLASAGAEVSLVARGGHLEAMQTNGLKLLINGEERVSHVRATDDPRELGPQDYVIIALKGHSVPGVVDRLRPLMGNDTAIVTAVNGVPYWYFYKHGGALENRTLSTIDPGARQWEVLGPERALGCIVYPATEVVAPGVIQHIYGDKFPLGEPSGEITPRVTALSQMMEKGGLRAPVLTNIRDELWLKLWGNLCFNPISALTHATLDIIAADPGTRAVARSMMLEAKAVAEKLGINFRVDVERRINGAGAVGAHKTSMLQDLERDRPMEIDPLVSVVQEMAQMLELPTPTLDVVLALVRQRAAMAGLGDILAVPPVTAADLVPAKKAAAH